In the Pocillopora verrucosa isolate sample1 chromosome 4, ASM3666991v2, whole genome shotgun sequence genome, CCCGAAGGGAACTGCGAAGACCGATCGCTGAATGACAACGTGACGACATCTCTTCATGAAGAGAGCCAAGCAAATTTGCGAGGTGACGAAACCAAAGATACCGGAAGAAGTCATCATTTGTGCTACGAATGGATCGTCGCACCTGTGGTAGATTTACTCACAGAGCCTGAAATCATCATTGTACCGGATCGTTTTTTgtaccgagtcccatttgctgccttgcgtgATGAACAAGCCGGCAAGTATTTATCGGAGAAGTACAGAATACGCATCGTCCCTTCACTGACAACTATCCGGCTCATTCAAGAATGTCCAGGAGACTATCACAGTCATACTGGCGGACTGGTTGTGGGTGATCCTACGGTTGGCAAAGTGCAATATAATGGACGTCTTATTGACATTACACCATTGTTTTATGCAAgtaaggaagcagagatggttgGTCAACTGCTGGGTGTTCAGCCTATATTGGGAAGTCACGCAACAAAGCAGGCGGTTCTTCAAGCAATACCTTCAGTGAGTCTGATACATCTTGCCGCACATGGAAATCCTGAAACaggagagattgccctctctCCTCAATGTACTATTAACAGTACCCCacaagaggaagactacctcctgacAATGTCCGACAttgaaggagttcaagtgcgagctagactggtagtactcagctgttgtcacagtgggcgtggattgattaaaaaagaaggagttattggaatcgctcgagcattcctagcatctggtgcacgttcagtgttggtagcatcgtgggctatAGAAGACAAAGCAACGGCGAAGCtcatgaaacatttctatagacaccttgtgcgtggagaaagtgccagtgaatctcttcaccaggccgttCAATGGTTGAGAAGTAATGGATTTTCCAAACCTTCCCAATGGGCTCCGTTTGTGTTGATGggggataacgtgacatttgattttatgaaaaaagggtaagtctgattagaatgagcaattttctACTATAAAGCGATTAGCACACTTAACTTATTCACTTCACTCAGTTgtcgtaatttttttgtttgtttttgtctttgtctttcatccataaaatgccaggaaaaagaacttgattttaTCTAGCGCTCGGAGCCAGAATTTTTTCACAGAAGGCTTTCTAAAATTGGCTTTGAATTTGCGTTTCTTTTGTATGCAATACATACTCCGAAATAATTAGTCAAAGTCGATGCGATACTACACGTTATGACGATGAAGGTAACTTGAGGAGCTGAAAAGTTAACcttatttgtgaaaaatcaacaaaaataacaataaattgacaATCTTAAAGTCACTTTCGTATCAAGCATGATATGTTCGACAAGTTTGGACAATCATAGCCAATGGaattgaagaagaaagtaatttctttgattGGAGATCTGTTCCGTTTACTTTAAAGCTGAAATAGTgacaaaaatttaatgttttttttcaggaaagaaggACTCGAGGAGGACAACAACGAGGCGGAGAAGAAACAGAGTGACTACTGATCCTACACAAAGATTCTTCTTCCTAAACATTGTCATTCAATGGACACTGGTATTACTTTgcgaagacatttttaatttttttttcagtcaagtaGTAGATTTTGCGTGCTTTTGtgatgatggtgataatgaAACCTGCAACTAAGTCGTTTGATCTATTAAGTATACTATCAATAGGGATCTACAATAAATTGGGATGGAAAAACTGAATGCAGGAAATTAGCTTAATGTATGAAAATGTGAGAATGTGGCAAAGTTTCGTCAGAACTCAAAGTTAATCCttgatttaaatcattataattctgttttccattCTCCCGCTGCACGCGCACGTGATTATTAAAGAGTGATTAAGACTTTTCACAGGTGCAGGAAATGATAACATAACAAACTAACggaaaatggaacaaaaagaAACGAGATACtgaagaaacaatcaaatagaaaagaggAGGTAGTaatgtaaaaatcagacagagaagagaaaaatggtTGAGAATTAccgaaaaaatcaaacattgttGGGAACAGGGCGCTACATATTAATCTAAAAGTTAAACGGAGAAGAGAACACACAGAGtgcaatatactaaaagaaaagtattaacaaatagagaagaagagaaacggTGAGCGaattattgagataaaattagGAGAAAACATTGCGCGAGATACTTAACGCCAAACAGAAGGGTGCAAACAGTTCGTAGGATATGAACGTGACAATCAGCCagaataaaccctttaactcccaagacctcACTGGTAATTCTCCCTATTGTCTGCCGTAAAATActcatgatttcaatttggagaatttggtattggatcaacttgtagttctctaattgagttttcttctttattctcctcacttgtctgcttgattctgtgttgatattgtaaggagaaattctgtcttggtcactcatgggagttaaagggttaaggaaacgAACAGAGGGCTAGATTCAGATATGGAAAACAAATCTAAGTTGAAACAAACAATAAGGTAGATATTAACTTGGAAATCAAACAGAGACGAGAAAAGCATTGTGCaagatttgaatgaaatatttcatcgAAGGAGAGAACGAGCTATGCACAAGattcaactaaacaaaaataccaaacatagcagagaaaaaaaaaacagtgctcaatataatcgcaacaaacaaagttaaaagaagaaacagtggACTGGACAAACAGTATAATCAGAAGCATGCAATGCATGCAAGAGTGATTTTTTTGGCTGGGTGAGTTGAGGTGGGACACTGTGAaactgatgttttcatttttgtgaaagaatAACCTTAACctcaaaaagaacgaaaataacgCATTAGTTTAAttaaaagacaggaaaaaaagttCTTGTTTTTCTGAATAAACTCACACGTAGTTATTTCGTAGTCCATTTTCTGTGTGGTCTGAGTaattagaaacaaaaataaacttactttaccttaagagagagggagagagagaagTGGGGAGGCGGGGggagagagaagagagaaggggggagaaggggggagaagggggagagagagggggggggagagaggggagagagagagaaaatttatttgtatcAACCACTTTTTTGGGTCCATACAACTTGATTATGGGGAAACTTTTTAGTTCCTCTATTTTGCCCCAACTTCAAGATCGTGGCTCATTACTGTTCCtaacaatatacatgaaaaatttactcagttctgattggttaagataaacgCAGTTTTCAGGtgattcaatgcagaagagggttaattcagtgcaaagaaataacaaaccagacattctgattggtcattaatcaaagaaactcacagatagccaatcaaatgcgagcctcggatgtcgcaacatttggatatgctgaaaatttgcgagcgaaacaatggcctgCGTTtcaagtaggttttctttcgccacaGCGACAACAATACAGTCGCTGAAAAACAcctctaacaacgaaaacactgtaaaaagcattACTCTTTGGTtatcggtttggaaaaagtggtgttaaGAGAAcggaattgccgaggaaattgaaaatttcgaGCAGACTCAGCTTAACACTTAgctcgagcgattctacgccgaaattaaaagcaaacatgATTAAACATCGCAAACgatgattccatttcatcgaaaaggATTCGGACACAAACTGAACAAgtccttgaactgtttagccgcactttgaactttttgtgctctaaagatgtgaaaatatcattgtatattattgttttgatcgtacgcggttgttttagTATgcaaggtttgaataaattattttttcacttgatgcgcgcgctttgcttctccacaattatgataagctatctcgtattctttcatgtatgttattaatacgtaatcacatgatttttctcgtgcaatttggaataagtAAGCGCTCACTTAGCGAGTGATCAATTCACATCTACGTATTGACAAACGGCAGTCGAATCCCTTGGAAGGCATCTAAATGTCCACATTTATTCTTTAATGAGACTAAGAGCACATTTGAAAGTTCAGAGTGTCCGACGTATCTGTAGCCTTCTTCTCTGATAACTCTCGGGTCCAAACGgtcctttacaatgaaataatacaAAGTTTATGTTCTTGGGCATAACTATGTTTTGTGCCcgactcagagtcattttagccCTTTCCGTTAGGCGAAGGTTATAATGCCACTGAGAAGGGCCCAAAAACACAATCATGCTTCAGAACATATCATTTTAACACTTTCGGAGGgtattgagaaaataaaaaccgaaaaaataagaaaaaaaatcagaagtaaGGAGAGAGGATTCCGGATGGAATGGGTCAATAGTATTCTGGTCATCCCCGCCCCCTCCTCTGCACCGTACAAACATGGCCGGTCAGAAGGCTTCACTGCAGGCTAAGAATGGCAGAGCGTTACAAGACATTGCAAGGAAAGGCTATACGTGGAAAGCCCACCAAAGAAGAACTGGGGTATGCAAGCTTCCACAGTTCACTGCGCAGATAAATCAATCCAGGGGTATTCAGGTAAGGTTCGTTGAATAATCTGGAGGTCCAAATCACCGGGATAGACCGTAGTTAGGACGATAGAGTATGGAATTGTTTGTGACATTCTTGCTAAATTTAGCCAGTTTGAGACCCCGACAAAGAGGACTGGAGACTACTTACCTTTTGCTTGTGATTGGTCGATGTCATGggacaacaaaatttaaaggtgAAAGAGACAACTGATTCCTTTCGATCAAAgcttccatttctttcaaacgtttttaaacttttatttcgATAGAGTGATGGTCGAGATGAATTTCGCGACATCGCCAGTAGTCAATCTCCGTTGGGAAAGACTTTTCTCCTGAAGGAATTAACCATTCACAAACGGTTTTTACAGGAAGGGAAGGCTACCATCAAACCTCTAACACAGAAGATTCAAATAATGTCTTTGAAATTGTCCACCTAATCAGCTCGCGACGTTTTTAAAATGTCTGTCATGGAAACTTgctcaaagtaaacaaaatggaattGCAAGTAACAGAAGACGGCTTCTCGGTGATAAAGCGCGGTCGTTTAAAAACATAAGCCCTCTTACAGACAAGGATTTCACAATGGCTGCAAGAAAAGACCTCTGGAAGATAAGAACGGTGTGACACCGAAGCTATTTAAAACTACAAGTAAAGAAAGCGATTCGAATTGTGGAGACGACGAACACAGTGGACCGGGCAAGAAGACGTCTCAGCTCTTTGAGTTCTTTTCAAACGAATCTTATACCTGAACAAATGGCAGTGATAAACACCGTAAGAGCTGGAAAGAGTGTGTTTTTTTCTGGTAGTGCAAGAACTGGCAAGTCATATCTCTTGAAACGTTTGATAACAATGTTACTACCATAGAGTACCTTTATAGCTGCATGTACAGGAGCAGCAGCTTGTCACATTGGTGGGACTACACttcatgtgtgtgtgtgtgcgcgTGCGCGTGTGtgtggggggaagggggggaaggggtACAGCAACGCGTAGGCTACTAGGAGCAAGTTTGACCCTTCAAATgttattataatttgtttttattgtccGGGTGGCCTTATATGAGTATAAATAAATTGCACACTCCACCATAATGAACcacaacaaaagcaaaattgGTATTAGAAAGAGTCTGCGGTGTATGTCACCAAGTCCATGTAAAATAGATATAATATCATACGCTAGGGACTGAAAAAAGTGCAGCAGTATCTTGGCTATGACACTGGAGGCCAAATCTGTGCTCCCAGCAACGTACAAAGAAATTAGTCATAGCCTCGGCTTTATCATGAATGCATGATCAACAATAATTTTACCTGGAGCATTTCAGTTTAGTGGACTAACACTACTACGTCTCTTTTTGTGAGTggttttttctaaaaatttaccAAAGTCCTTactatttcttgtttttctgaATTCTTGCTTCTGATTCTCTTAGAAGTTTAGTAACTTCATTCCTCAGTTTGCGATTAGTTTTCAGCTGGAATGACAATCAGCGTAAAGGCTGTGATCAATCCAGAACTGCAAAATATCCATCTGAATGAAGGTATAATGCAGGGACTTcggctcttacttggtgtagaagacacagtatacGTCACACTatcgttttcattgttttcttattccCAGTTGTGATAAAATTCTATTGTGACGTATACTGCGTCTTCTACACCAAATAAGAATCAGGATTTCAATAACATTCATAGACAGTGAATTCATGAGGGTAGGACAACTCATTTCTTTTCTACGCTCAATTTACGTTCAAATTTACAAAGGGAGtacttttctgtgtttttaacacctgtttttttttggctcCTCCGAGCACTCGAATGAAGAACAATGgctagaaaatttaattttatttggtgCTTGGAAGGTCTTCACGCGTGTTGCCGCGCATTTGCGCGTGTAGCATGATGCACTTTGCGtcacaaacgaaaaaacacTGGGATATAGCAGAGAGTAAACTCAATATGGCGGCCTCTCTGAGTTACAACGCAAGTTGAAGATGGAAAGAACTGCCCAGTCTGGTACCACAACAGGAGCGAAAATGGCAGTTAATCGATATCGTACCTTCCATTTTATGTTACCTGCTGTTTATGGTGCTTGTATGGAAAATGTGACTCGCAAAGCGGCTGGAAAACTTTCCAAAAGAGACCACGTGAGACAGTCAGTCATATACTTGAGGTGAGGAAGTGCTTCGCGGGCACTTTGAATCGTTTATCTTTGCTTCCTCTTATTTTAAGCTGCGAAGCAAGCCTGTGATCCTGTGGGATTATTCTaaaattctgatctttttaTACACAGTTTTACGGGATATTCAAATACTGTACTCCGCCTTGGAGCCGAGTTTgcttaaaccctttaactcccataagtgacggagacagaaattctccttttaatatcaatacaatatcaaccagataggtgatgagaataaagaaaaatgtcaatttggggataagaagttgatccaatactaaattctctgacctaacattgtaagaattgtatggttgacaataaggagaaagacaaatttcatctgggagttaaagggttaaaaggttctaaaccacaaaacaaaacaccaagCAATGTTTGGGACAAAGACAGCCttttaaattacaaattacaaatcaCTTATTTACTGATACTTTCTCAAATACACAACTCCTATATGATACAACCAAGccaataacaaaataatactTAAACATAAGACTA is a window encoding:
- the LOC131792342 gene encoding tetratricopeptide repeat protein 28-like, which produces MHEVQLYLHVGSLSQSFGEYDKAAYYLQKACSISSEIGDKMAEFQSLLLISVLKISQLEVVEAMEYLLQGIEKYEQIRSLQKGNSGFEISLLENHGTFPYKLLTHLLCRTGNFRNALYVEELGRARVLAELMADKYSAESHISADPRSWFGIENIARRESNCVFLYVSYEDRQVLLWVLKANGDIFFRRTDKVKIDTLIAAQVCEVEGVFKKSAECFGVLPEGNCEDRSLNDNVTTSLHEESQANLRGDETKDTGRSHHLCYEWIVAPVVDLLTEPEIIIVPDRFLYRVPFAALRDEQAGKYLSEKYRIRIVPSLTTIRLIQECPGDYHSHTGGLVVGDPTVGKVQYNGRLIDITPLFYASKEAEMVGQLLGVQPILGSHATKQAVLQAIPSVSLIHLAAHGNPETGEIALSPQCTINSTPQEEDYLLTMSDIEGVQVRARLVVLSCCHSGRGLIKKEGVIGIARAFLASGARSVLVASWAIEDKATAKLMKHFYRHLVRGESASESLHQAVQWLRSNGFSKPSQWAPFVLMGDNVTFDFMKKGKEGLEEDNNEAEKKQSDY